Proteins encoded in a region of the Diabrotica virgifera virgifera chromosome 4, PGI_DIABVI_V3a genome:
- the LOC114331684 gene encoding uncharacterized protein LOC114331684, with amino-acid sequence MSRLILQSLLVTFLLFQTISAQPYLPQYWKRAADVGVNHGLEKRDASWWNEHVVEHPTYYVKRAADVGVNHGLDKRDASWWNEHVVEHPTYYVKRAADVGVNHGLDKRDASWWNEHVVEHPTYYVKRAADVGVNHGLDKRDASWWNEHVVEHPTYYVKRAADEGVNHGWIYDDERLDKRKAVNRDWINNEQILLKRDAKLAVSRSGGWREVKRSPSMTYIPLGAR; translated from the coding sequence ATGAGTCGATTAATACTTCAGTCGTTGCTGGTTACCTTCTTGTTGTTCCAAACAATTTCGGCGCAACCCTACCTACCCCAATATTGGAAAAGAGCAGCAGATGTAGGCGTAAATCATGGTTTAGAAAAGCGAGATGCATCATGGTGGAATGAACATGTAGTAGAACATCCGACATATTATGTTAAAAGAGCAGCAGATGTAGGCGTAAATCATGGTTTAGACAAGCGAGATGCATCATGGTGGAATGAACATGTAGTAGAACATCCGACATATTATGTTAAAAGAGCAGCAGATGTAGGCGTAAATCATGGTTTAGACAAGCGAGATGCATCATGGTGGAATGAACATGTAGTAGAACATCCTACATATTATGTTAAAAGAGCAGCAGATGTAGGCGTAAATCATGGTTTAGACAAGCGAGATGCATCATGGTGGAATGAACATGTAGTAGAACATCCGACATATTATGTTAAAAGAGCAGCAGATGAAGGCGTAAATCATGGTTGGATATACGACGATGAACGTTTAGATAAGCGAAAGGCTGTCAACCGTGACTGGATAAATAACGAACAGATTTTATTGAAGCGAGATGCCAAATTGGCAGTGTCAAGGTCTGGTGGATGGCGTGAGGTCAAGAGAAGTCCCTCTATGACTTACATCCCTTTAGGTGCTAGATAG